AGGAATGCGAGAGAGATAATGATGTTGGTTGCTGGGAGAAAACCTTCATATTCAGATGATGAAATGAAGGTCTTCAAAGACATATTGTCTCATGGGAATACCGGAAGATAAGTTGATGACCGGATTGGAAAAATTTGCTGTAAATCCACCACATGTAACTGTAAGGTTGTTGTTGACATTCTTTTATCACTTTTTTTTTCACAGTCAAGTTGAAATGAGGTAGATGGAGTTTTGAATAATGATACATCCTTTCGGACTTCAGATAGCAATTGTTCTGCTTTAAAAAAGTTAGTATAAGTTATAGAGAGCCCTTACCTCTAGCTGAAATATCATGAATGGCAAAGATTTTAAGAGCTGAAGATTCTGTACTGTACTTTCCATTGTCTAAtgttttgaaattttcataaaGAAGTTTATGTTCAAAATAATTGAACATAACTCATAACTACATAAGAATGTTTCGAAACCCAGCTGTGAATGTTGATGAAGTAATGAAGTATTCTGTGCAATATACCAAACAATGCTTAGGAAAACCTGATCTTGTTATATTGTTTTTCCCATTTTGCCATCTCATCAAAGTAGAAGATTGTCTACTCGTTAGAACAAGACATTTTTTTATGCCTCAAAGTTTTTCTACCGTAAAATAGATAATTCTTTTGACTTCGTTGAAAAGGCATGTGATGTaaaccaaatgatttgaatttatttcctttttttacTAGCCATATATTTCCTGTTAAAAGTATCAAGTTTCTTGACAACACTGTTCTAATTTGTAACTGATCATACCAGTTTTCAGTTACCAGCGTTACTACTAGTCACTGGATGGCTTAAATGTATCTGATGTAGCATGTTACTTGATGCATCCACCTCTTTGACGCATCAGTTCAGATTGGTTATTAATGTGTATTGCTAAAAGTAAAAGTAAAATATAGTAATCTAGCTAGGATTACTTCTTATAGTTCTTGGATATGTGAAGTTTTTGCACCTAGGAGATGTGATATGATGTGAATGTTGTGATTCTTAATTGATTGAAATGATAGACATGTCATGGGCAATTGTACATTACTTTTCTGATTATTTTGTTGGGTTAGAATATGACGTAGCACCTATCTTTCTGTCATCATCACACTGAAATCCACAATTTATCATGTTTTTTGCTCTTTATCCCCTTAATCGTGTAGCTCAAAGTTTTACTATCTGCTATAcattatttttttagattttttagaAAGTTTCACATAAGTAACCTCAGCCTCTCAGAACAGAATCCTGCATTCTGGTGTGAAATACCAGCGAATAACTGAAAGTAAAAACAAAACGAAATAAACTTGGGTTATCTTATCTATACGAAACCCTGGCTTAAAACATTACTTAGTGCTTGTCTTAAAAATCCCAAATGGTTTTCACTATTCCTGAAACAAACTACATGGATCCTGCCATCCTGGAAATCCCATTATAACATGCTGATAATCCTTCTAGAAAAAAACAGCTGATAAACTAGCCCTTTTAAGACCCTTTTTTCAATGTTAATTGATACTAGCACTAGTACGACCTTGTgttctttctttgctgcttgCAGTCTCTGACAGTATTTGACATGCTTGACTGGATGGAGACAAGATGAAGGAAACGAATAAAGAAAGCATATGGCACTGGAAATTGTGGGATGGGATTGTACACGTTCGAGGAGCATCGCCATCAGAATTCAAAATGACTGGATGACCTGAGGTAGGAGAAAAGTGGTTATTAGTCAACTTGAGATAGACAACTCAACTAGGTATCACAACAGACATGTCATACTCATATCTAGTTATTTACGTCCAGTGGTCAACAATTACTCTCAACTAtacatttcttcaaaaaaaaatctcaactATACACAGGCAGTGAAATGCTAATGATGCTCTAGTGTTCCAGTGATATTCTCTGTAGCTTTATTTTCGACGTAGCCATTCTGCATGCAAATTTCCTAGTTCACTGAAACACTTCTTACAGAAAAAGAGAGCACGGTTTCATTTCCTAGTCTTCATGTTCAATGGTCCATTTAAAGTACAATGGCACACATTAATTTGCAGGGTAACAACTTGCTCTGATCGATTTAGTTATCCTTCCCATTTTTCTGCAGGCAGGCATTCAGAAAACCCCATCTATTCTGTTATTTGGAAGCCTTGAAGGGAAAGGGCGGATATGGAATGGACATCCGGTGTATATTTCTTCGTATGCAAAAGCCTTGTAGCGTGGCTGTATACTGCTAGCTCTCGTACTGTGGCCATTTACTGAAGTTCTGAGACAGTGAAGCTGCGTATCAGTGCGACAGTGCTATCATCTCGCTGGGTCGCTGCACCTGTAAATTCCAGGATCACTCTTTGGGCTCTTTCTTGTTTGTGTTTGCTgtgaaataaaaatttcatcttcTAAAATTTCTATTGATCTGTGGTCATGTCCTAGTTTATGCTTGATAACGTTGGCACTGTATCGTTGTTGCATATTATATGAAAAGTAAGATGCGATAATAATACAATGCCAAGAAATATTTTGATAACAAAAGCATTCACCTCATCCCCTTGCAACTTTAAAGTATTGCATGTAAATgacctttctttcttcttcttcttcgtctttttttttttgttacaaaGATGGCGTACGCTCACATACATATGTGATGGTATTGCTGTTATGGAATTACTGTTGTTATGATATTGCTGTTATGGTATTACTGCCGGCGAAACATGCATTCAATGCACTCACCTTTGTCATAAATATGTGATGTTCTGGTCTTCTGGAAATCAACACGATCAACAAGCACACATGTTGAAATATTACTTTGTTAGTAATTGTTATTACAAAGTGTTCATACTTCATAACATATAGGAGTATATACTTTTATAAATTGGACTTCAAAGAAAATCcacatttattatttttaaatatctaAACTcataaaaaatatacaaataaaaTTTAAATGATGACTTAGACAACCCCAAATCGGGGAAGCGGTCCCTCTGCAGTTGGGTCACAGGGTGCCAACTGCAGGGAAAACCCGTCCCAAATCGGCCCGGTCCAACTCCATTCCCAAATACCCATCCTTCTATTCCACCATGGAATGAACTCCCTCGTCCCATGATTCCCGGGTTTCCAACTCGCCATTAACCATTCCCTATCCCAAATGCCAACCAGATGGCCCACATGTCATAAGCTCGTGCTTTTGTGGGCTCTATCCACAAATCCGCAATTCTCCAATCCAGACTCCAGAGTCCACACTCCATGCCCGAAAGGCCGAAAGCAAACGGTGAGGAGCACGCCATGGAGAAGAAACCTcgagccgccggcggcggcggcgacggaggcggcaCCCGCGGCGAGGCCTCCGGAAGCTCTGAAGGTGGAGGTCTGGTTGAGAGGCTCCCCGAGGCGCTCCTGGTGGAGGTGCTCTGCCGGCTCGAGGTGGACGACGCCTGCTCCGCCTCCGCGTCGTGCCGAGCGCTccaaggcgccgccgccgccgccatctccaccaTCACAACCATCGACCTCTCCGTGAGACTCCCCTCCCTGCCCTGCCCTCCGCGCCCCCCGTCCCGCCGTACCTCCCAAACGGTTCCCCCTGAACGCTGGGGTTTGCTCGCTCGCTATCGCAGGCGTTTGCTCCGTCGAACGCGATCCTGAGCAGGATTCTCGAGGGGAATGGCGCGGTCCGCAGCCTCACCGTCAATTGCAGCCTCCTCGACGACTCCTCTGCCTCTGTCATCGCGAAGGGTAGCCTCCGCGAGCTCTCGCTGCTGAAGTGCTCGTTCACGATGAGCTTCTTTATGGCTATTGGTGAGAGATGCCGCAATTTAAGGTATGGTTAATTGGTTATTGTCTATGCCCTTGTATGCAAGCGAATGTATTCTTCAGAAGATTGCATCAGGAGTTATGCCTTGCCCAGTTTATTCTTGTTAGTTGTTATGGTGAAATATCAGGAGCTATGCCCTGCCCAGTTTATTCTAGTTGGCTGTTGTGGTGAAATGGAATTATAATACTAATGACTTAGTTTTGGTCCATTGTTTTCAAGCCATAGAGAGTAAATGTTATGCTAATACATGTTGCAAGTGTCGTAATAGAAATACATGTTGTGAGACATGATGAGAAGTTAGAGCATGGTTTAACCTGTATTTAAATTCAGATCACTGAAGCTGGAGGTGGCAGTTGCTCCAGACGTACTATATTCTCGTTATTCTGGATTCAGTATTTGCCTAGCACCTATCTATGCGGGATGCATTTGCTTGGAGGTGAGAAATATTTGTTCTGTACGAATATTATGCTCTTCCTCACATAAAAACATGGCCATTTTGTAGCAATATGCCAATATTGTATATTCAAATATTTGTTTGGTTTCAGTATCTTCTGCTGACCAAGTATAGAATAAATTGCATAAGATAAGATTAACCACAGCCTTTCAATAATGATATTGAGCTTTTGGAAGAAGTTCATTTAATTTGCCTGCTGGGTCTAAGAAGTCTTTTTCAATCTTTAATACAGACTCTCTGGGTGAAGTTCCCTCTGCTAGATCCACACACTGCTGATTCCGAGACTGGATTGCCTTTTCTTCCTAGTAACCTCAAGGAACTGTTGCTGCAACCTGTGTCTCATTCGCAGGCAAAGATGGTCTTCCCTAGAACCACATCTCTGACAAAACACATCACTGACAGTTTGGAATCACTCTCTTTAGTTCTCGACGTAATAACGGATGAACTTGTTATGTTGATCACCATTAACATCCGTAACTTAGTTGAACTCTGCCTGGAAGATGAACCTGTCACCCAACCAAATTTGCCTGAAGATTTGACCAATGTCGGGCTTCAAGCACTTGGCTTGTGCCACAACTTGAGACATTTATCTCTGACACGTCGTTACTGTGACTTCAGACGGGTGAACGACTTTGGGATACTGATGCTTGCTGAAGGATGCAAGCAACTCAGAGCCATTAGATTGAGTGGGTTTTCTAAAGTAAGCGATGCAGGGTATGCAGCCCTTCTCCATTCTGGCAAGGACCTGAAGAAATTTGAGGTTAGTAACGGCTTGTGCTTGTCAGACTTGGCGTGCCTTGATCTTGATAAGGCAGCCCCAAATATCACAGAAGTGAGGTTGCTTAATTGTGCTCTCCTAACAAGTGATACAGCAATATCTCTCGCACCCTGCACTAACTTAAAGGTTCTTGATCTTTCGGGTTGCAAGAGCATTGCAGACTCTGGCTTGGTTTCCATCTCACAGCTTCCCAAGCTAACTCTCCTGGATCTTGCTGGAGCTGACATCACTGATGCTGGTTTATCAGCACTCGGGAATGGGAGGTGCCTGATATCTTCTTTGTGCTTGAGAGGGTGCAGAAGGATTGGCAGTAATGGAATAGCTTCACTGTTGTGTGGGACTGGCACCATCAACAAAACTTTAGTCTCACTTGACATTGGGAATGTACCACGAATATCATGTCGAGCTGTGACAGTGATCGCCAAGAACTGTGAGCAGATAAACAGCCTGTGTCTGCGGAACTGCCTCCTCATTACTGATTCATCTCTCGAGGTGCTAGGTTCTATAGGCCGCGACTCCAGTAAATGTTCCCTGAGAATGCTTGATCTAGCCTACTGCAGTAAGCTGTCTCGTAACTTCCTGAGACATTTTGAGCCACCATTGTTTCGAGGCCTGCGGTGGCTTGGCATCGGGAAGAATGTGGTGCAACGTCGTGGCTGCAGTCCAATGGTTGCAGAGCTTCTGGAGCGGAAGCCAGGATTGACAATCTGTGGCAACGCGTGCGACATGGGCTGCAGGAACAAGTGCCATCCTGATATTCGTTACCTTCAGTAGATGTATGCCATTCAAGTCAATGTTGTAATGCTCTGTCCATTCTTTAACAAAGCTAACCTAGGATTAACAATCTGTGGCTGCAGGAACAAGTGCCATCTGGATATTTGTTTATGTTGTAATGTTTAGTCATTCGAGTTTATGTTGTAATGTTCTGTTCATTCTTAACAAAACTAAACTAGTATTGTGGTGTGTTATTGCTTGCAATGCAGCAAaaagtttgtttttttttccttctgggTTGAATCGAAGTGGTTTCGCTTCTCATTTGTAACTCTGATTTCTAGAATTGAGTTGAGACTTGAGAGGCACGTCTGAAACTAGCTAGTACCATCTAGTCAAGGTTGCTTCTTACGTACGGAGGATAAGGCCATAAGAAACCATTCATTATGTACTTGATAAGTTTCGTTTGTGTGAttgtttacaattttttttttttgaaaggaagtGATTGTTTACACTGAAAATCAATTCATTGCGTACTTGCTCAGATTTATTGGACAACTCTGGGTAGTCACCCCCACCCCCTATGATCAATAATTCAAGTTGTCGCCAGCAGCTGGTTGATTACAACAATGGCTCCTTTTTGCCTTGCTTAGAACATTCAGATGTAACTTCTAGTCTTCAAAATGTCACAAGATCACTGAGATCCTACGGATAAGTTTATAGGATGAAGATCCATTCATTGCATACCTGCTAAGTTTTATTGGAGAATTCAGGGTTGAGTTTGTTTTCCCCTTTATGGACTATAATTTAAGTTGTGAACTTGTGAACAATAACAGCTGTTCAGCTAGGCAATTACAACAAAGCCTCCTTAAGTGTTGCTTATAACATTCTGATGTAACCTCTAGTTTTCAAAATGTCACTAGATCATTGAGATCACATCAAGCTGTGTTCTGCCATGCTTATCGATTATATGAGCACATCAAACTGCTCCGACACAGCAACAGGCTTCAAGTTTTCAACATGTCACGAGATCATTGAGAGCACGACAAGAAATGGTTTCAAGTTTTGCTAACCATAGTGACATCGCAAACCAGCATCAATATCCATTTGCGAGTTGAATAGAATAACTACGGAGAGGATGAGCTTTACAGACCAGCTTCAGCACAAGTGGCATTTGGCACGGAATCGAGGAAATCATCATTTTTGTCTAGAAAGTTTGAAGTAACTCTAGAGCAGCCGTATACCGCATAATAGATTGCATGCAAAAAATTGCCTCAGGATACAAGAAGGTATTTCCAAAAATCTCCACAGATGAGAGCAGCAGTAACTGATTGGCAAGTGAGCTACATGAAAgcacctctccctcctctcctggtTGCAGGTCTCTCATAGCTTGTGTTGATCTTCTCAACTAACTCGTCCATTGTGCTgcaaatttaaaaattttgaTAACATGAGTAAAATTTCAAGCGAAGAATGATCTAGGCTATCAAAGAATTTATgtattaacaaaaaaaaatctggcCAAGAAGTGACCGCATACCTTGAACAGTTAGTGAACATAGCAAGGTAAGTCATGAGGAGAGTGTCGTTGTATTCCTGGAAAGAATGAATTATATCATCATAATTACACATGCAGTGCTAAATATTGTGACAAAACCTAGAAAAAATTAAAGATAACCTATTTTTGCTGGCAAGGATTATCTATTTTAAGAAATGGTATTCATGATGAAGTGCCTTTCCATATAGAAAGAGAAAGGACTTTTGTGTATGATGAGTAGCCATAAACTTAGCATACCATTAAGAAGTCATCTTGGAATTTCTGTGATTCCATAGCTGGTAACCTTCTTACAAGGCTTGAGACTTGCCTAAGCAGCGAATTATCCACTGGAATATCACCTGCAGCCAAAGAAAAAGATTGGGCCATTAATAAATTTGAGCAATTAAAGCTCTAAAGGATAGGTTTAAAGATGAAAGGAAACATGAGAAAGACTAGTGAAAGATAAAGCCAATGTTCTTACGGCGTTAAGGCGAGTTGTGGCGAGTCACCACCGCCTAgccgcctaggcgggctaaggtGACGCCTAGGCGGGCCAAAACAGGGgagcgccttgtcgcctaggcgacgccataaGAACATTGGATAAAGCACTCATACAACTTCACATATGCACAGACCTTTTTGCATGGCAACAAGATACTGATGGATAACTCGGACCCTGCTATTGAGCATCTTGATGGCACTGTGTATTCCTGTAAGATGAGCAGCCACTGTAGAATGCATCCATCAGTATAATTCTGTCCAGAAATATTACCTTGGGCAGCATGGTTAAAAAAACACTAGACCAA
The Panicum virgatum strain AP13 chromosome 6N, P.virgatum_v5, whole genome shotgun sequence genome window above contains:
- the LOC120678360 gene encoding F-box protein At-B-like, translating into MPERPKANGEEHAMEKKPRAAGGGGDGGGTRGEASGSSEGGGLVERLPEALLVEVLCRLEVDDACSASASCRALQGAAAAAISTITTIDLSAFAPSNAILSRILEGNGAVRSLTVNCSLLDDSSASVIAKGSLRELSLLKCSFTMSFFMAIGERCRNLRSLKLEVAVAPDVLYSRYSGFSICLAPIYAGCICLETLWVKFPLLDPHTADSETGLPFLPSNLKELLLQPVSHSQAKMVFPRTTSLTKHITDSLESLSLVLDVITDELVMLITINIRNLVELCLEDEPVTQPNLPEDLTNVGLQALGLCHNLRHLSLTRRYCDFRRVNDFGILMLAEGCKQLRAIRLSGFSKVSDAGYAALLHSGKDLKKFEVSNGLCLSDLACLDLDKAAPNITEVRLLNCALLTSDTAISLAPCTNLKVLDLSGCKSIADSGLVSISQLPKLTLLDLAGADITDAGLSALGNGRCLISSLCLRGCRRIGSNGIASLLCGTGTINKTLVSLDIGNVPRISCRAVTVIAKNCEQINSLCLRNCLLITDSSLEVLGSIGRDSSKCSLRMLDLAYCSKLSRNFLRHFEPPLFRGLRWLGIGKNVVQRRGCSPMVAELLERKPGLTICGNACDMGCRNKCHPDIRYLQ